The genomic interval CCCCGGGCTCGTAGCGATTCACCAGGCACGCATCAGGGATGAACCCTTCGAAGCCGGCCTTCGCGGCGGCGAACTGCGCCAGCCGCAGGAAGATCGCCGGCATCTCCGGCCAGGGCCGTCCCTGCACGGGGTCCACCGCGGCATAGCGATACCCCGTCCGGTCCGTCACCCAGCCCCACGAACCGCAGCTCGTCATCGCCACCGACATGCGGAAGCCGCCCGGCGTCTCCATGTGGCGGAAGGGCGAAGCGAGCGCGACGTCCTGGACCGCGCTCAGCAACTCCGCGTCGTGGGACAGCGCGAAGCCCCGAAGCACCACGGCACCGGGGCCCAGCGATTCCTCGCGAGGGCCTGTGCCACCCAGGCCGTCGAACAAGTCCATCGTCATTCGCGCGCCTCAAGCCGCATCATGGAAGATGACGCCTACTGTGTGGCGCTGTCCTGAACGGATGCGGCTGACGCCGTGCCGGAGGTTGACGCGGTACACGCCTCGCGTGCCCTGCACCGGGCGGTGGTGGACGGCGAACACCACCGCGTCTCCCTGGCGCAGCGGGACGACCTCCGCCCGTGACTGCATGCGCGGACGCTGCTCGGTGAGGATGAACTCGCCTCCCGTGAAGTCCCGCCCGGGCTCCGACAGCAGAATCGCCACCTGGAGCGGGAAGACGTGCTCCCCATAGAGGTCCTGGTGCAGACAGTTGTAGTCGTCCGCCTCGTACCGCAACAGCAGCGGCGTCGGCCGCACCTGCCCCGCCGCGTGGCAGCGTTCGAGGTACGCCGCATGCGACTCCGGGTACCGCACCTCGATGCCCATGGCCGTGTTCCAGCGGTTCGCAATCGGCGCGAGCCGGGGGTACAGCGCCCCGCGCAGCCCGGCGACCACGTCCGGCAGCGGGTACTCGAAGTACTTGTACTCACCTCTTCCGAAGCCGTGCCGCGCCATCACCACGCGGCTGCGGAACACGGCATCTTCCGGATACAGCGCCGCCAGGGCGTCACACTCGGCCGGCGTGACGAGCCGCTCCAACGTCGCGCAGCCTCGCGCGTCCAACTCCTCCGAAACGCGTGCCCAGTCGACATCGGCCACCCGCTCCGGGACCTGCTTCACGGCTCGGACCGAGCCGGGCGGGCGTG from Myxococcus xanthus carries:
- the alkB gene encoding DNA oxidative demethylase AlkB; amino-acid sequence: MTMDLFDGLGGTGPREESLGPGAVVLRGFALSHDAELLSAVQDVALASPFRHMETPGGFRMSVAMTSCGSWGWVTDRTGYRYAAVDPVQGRPWPEMPAIFLRLAQFAAAKAGFEGFIPDACLVNRYEPGAKMSLHQDKDERDFTAPIVSVSLGLPAVFLFGGAERADRPARVRLSHGDVVVWGGPARLRYHGVTPLEPGHHPQVGGHRINLTFRKAR
- a CDS encoding 2OG-Fe(II) oxygenase yields the protein MAARGSRKEADVVSTQKVTAGRSRPPGSVRAVKQVPERVADVDWARVSEELDARGCATLERLVTPAECDALAALYPEDAVFRSRVVMARHGFGRGEYKYFEYPLPDVVAGLRGALYPRLAPIANRWNTAMGIEVRYPESHAAYLERCHAAGQVRPTPLLLRYEADDYNCLHQDLYGEHVFPLQVAILLSEPGRDFTGGEFILTEQRPRMQSRAEVVPLRQGDAVVFAVHHRPVQGTRGVYRVNLRHGVSRIRSGQRHTVGVIFHDAA